One window from the genome of Thermoproteales archaeon encodes:
- a CDS encoding PH domain-containing protein, translating to MRTSVLKPSLKMKTIYYAYLILFIVFYLMFSIPLTLLLFSVEGTLFFIIAVHALLVFVIIFTSYWIEKYYNSITYEITDHEIIASQGVWWKTKSIVPFDKITNIDIVQGPISRYFNVATLRVQTAGYSTAQAVKKAEAELAYLENYEKIREDIMEKVRSRAKKEAAPSASSIESLVREVKEIRRLLEEYLKK from the coding sequence ATGAGAACTAGCGTTCTAAAGCCTAGCTTAAAAATGAAAACCATCTATTATGCATATTTAATATTGTTTATAGTTTTCTACCTGATGTTCAGCATACCCCTGACGCTTCTACTATTTTCGGTTGAGGGCACGCTATTTTTCATTATAGCAGTTCACGCATTGCTTGTTTTTGTTATAATCTTTACATCTTACTGGATAGAAAAATACTATAATTCTATAACCTATGAAATAACGGACCATGAAATTATAGCATCGCAAGGCGTGTGGTGGAAAACCAAGAGCATAGTACCATTTGACAAGATAACGAACATAGATATTGTTCAGGGTCCAATATCAAGATATTTTAACGTCGCTACTTTAAGAGTGCAAACTGCTGGTTACAGCACGGCGCAAGCTGTTAAAAAAGCAGAGGCAGAGCTTGCATATCTGGAAAACTACGAGAAAATACGAGAGGATATAATGGAGAAGGTTAGATCGCGAGCTAAGAAAGAGGCTGCACCATCCGCGTCTAGTATAGAATCTTTAGTAAGAGAAGTTAAAGAAATTAGAAGGCTTTTAGAAGAATACTTGAAAAAGTAA